One window of the Candidatus Kinetoplastibacterium desouzaii TCC079E genome contains the following:
- a CDS encoding 50S ribosomal protein L25/general stress protein Ctc: MKFNATLRSVHGTSASRRLRHNGCIPAVVYGGNIAPLNIELDHNEIYHALRKEEFHSSVLEMYMSGTNKTEQVILRSVQWHPYKQQVLHVDFQRVSANQNINTKIPLHFLNEDISPAVKLEGAIVSHIITELEISCLPSMLPQFIDIDLSKIELGKSIHLSDITLPQGVVYNGSDIDPLLASALANNDISDGENGSNVEEKAE, encoded by the coding sequence GTGAAATTTAATGCCACATTACGTAGCGTTCATGGCACGAGTGCGAGCCGCCGCCTGCGCCACAATGGATGTATACCAGCTGTTGTTTACGGTGGAAATATAGCACCATTGAATATAGAGCTTGATCACAATGAGATATATCATGCTTTGAGAAAAGAAGAGTTCCATTCTTCTGTATTAGAAATGTATATGTCTGGAACGAATAAAACTGAGCAGGTTATTTTACGTTCTGTGCAGTGGCACCCATATAAACAACAAGTATTACATGTTGATTTTCAACGTGTAAGTGCTAATCAAAATATAAACACTAAGATTCCTTTACACTTCTTAAATGAGGATATATCTCCAGCTGTTAAATTAGAGGGAGCAATAGTAAGTCATATTATTACAGAATTGGAAATTTCTTGTTTGCCTTCTATGTTGCCTCAATTTATAGATATTGATTTATCAAAAATTGAGCTTGGAAAATCTATACATCTTTCGGATATTACTTTGCCTCAGGGTGTTGTCTACAATGGTAGTGATATTGATCCATTGTTAGCCTCAGCTTTAGCAAACAATGATATTTCTGATGGAGAGAATGGATCTAATGTAGAAGAAAAAGCTGAATAA
- the mutM gene encoding bifunctional DNA-formamidopyrimidine glycosylase/DNA-(apurinic or apyrimidinic site) lyase: MPELPEVEITKQGIRNRIFQKKLNKIVIRNNRLRWPIDNNTDEILKERIVLDCTRRSKYILIHFEHGIQFIHLGMSGSLQFSYLDKPLEKHDHVEWIFEEFALRLNDPRRFGAVIWHPYENGPIELHPLINKLGIEPFSNDFTGEYLYNKFKINNTNIKQALLNGKIVVGIGNIYASEILFKSRINPFLKTKYLSINQCEELAQIIIETLNEAIASGGSSIKNFVDSNGKQGSYIEKYAYVYNREGKQCKICKKNDIIKIYQNNRSTYYCPLCQD; the protein is encoded by the coding sequence ATGCCTGAACTACCTGAAGTAGAAATTACTAAACAAGGAATAAGAAATAGAATATTCCAGAAAAAACTAAACAAAATTGTCATTAGAAATAATCGTCTACGTTGGCCTATAGATAATAATACAGACGAAATACTAAAAGAAAGAATAGTTTTAGACTGCACCAGAAGAAGTAAATATATATTAATTCATTTTGAACATGGAATTCAATTTATCCATCTTGGAATGTCAGGATCATTACAATTTAGCTACTTAGACAAACCACTAGAAAAACATGATCATGTAGAGTGGATTTTTGAAGAATTTGCTCTAAGATTAAATGATCCTAGACGTTTCGGTGCAGTTATATGGCACCCATATGAAAATGGCCCAATAGAATTACATCCGTTAATTAATAAATTAGGAATAGAACCATTTTCCAATGATTTTACTGGAGAATATCTTTATAATAAATTTAAAATCAATAATACTAATATAAAACAAGCATTACTAAATGGAAAAATAGTAGTAGGTATAGGAAATATATACGCATCGGAGATTTTATTTAAATCCAGAATTAACCCATTCTTAAAAACCAAATATTTGTCAATCAATCAATGCGAAGAATTAGCACAAATAATTATAGAAACTCTAAATGAAGCGATTGCATCTGGAGGAAGCTCAATAAAAAACTTCGTTGACTCCAACGGCAAACAAGGATCATACATAGAAAAATATGCTTATGTATATAATCGAGAAGGTAAACAATGCAAAATATGCAAAAAGAATGACATTATAAAAATCTATCAGAATAATAGATCTACTTACTATTGCCCTTTATGCCAAGATTAA
- a CDS encoding ribose-phosphate pyrophosphokinase, whose product MTKYSFMVFTGTANNKLALDVVNHLGSSLGNMTIGRFSDGEVMVEIEENVRGKDVFVLQPTCAPTNDNLMEIMVIVDALHRASAGRITAAIPYFGYARQDRISRFARVAITAKVVANMLQSVGVDRVLTMDLHSEQIQGFFDIPVDNIYAAPILIEDIKKKELTDIVVVSPDIGGVVRARDLAKHLNADLAIIDKRRPSPNVSEVMNIIGEVDSRHCILVDDMVDTAGTLCKAAFALKEQGAKSVYAYCTHPVLSGNAVDSIESSVIDELVVTDTIPLINGMKDSNKIRQLSCASLLGKTMLRICNAESVGSLFS is encoded by the coding sequence ATGACAAAATACAGTTTCATGGTTTTTACAGGTACTGCTAATAATAAATTAGCTCTGGATGTTGTTAACCATTTAGGATCATCTTTAGGAAATATGACTATAGGCCGTTTTTCAGACGGTGAAGTTATGGTTGAAATAGAAGAGAATGTCAGAGGTAAAGATGTATTTGTTCTTCAACCGACTTGTGCTCCTACTAATGATAATTTAATGGAAATTATGGTTATAGTTGATGCCTTACACAGGGCTTCAGCTGGCCGTATTACTGCTGCTATACCTTATTTTGGGTATGCAAGGCAGGATAGAATATCTAGGTTTGCAAGGGTTGCTATTACAGCTAAAGTAGTAGCTAATATGTTGCAAAGTGTAGGTGTGGATCGAGTTTTAACTATGGATTTACATTCAGAGCAGATACAAGGTTTTTTCGATATACCTGTTGATAATATATATGCAGCTCCTATCTTAATAGAAGATATTAAAAAGAAAGAATTAACAGATATTGTAGTTGTTTCTCCTGATATAGGAGGTGTTGTTCGTGCTAGAGATCTTGCTAAGCATTTAAATGCTGATTTGGCTATTATTGATAAAAGAAGACCTAGTCCAAATGTATCTGAAGTTATGAATATTATTGGAGAGGTTGACTCTAGGCATTGTATACTTGTAGATGATATGGTTGATACTGCAGGCACCTTGTGCAAGGCAGCGTTTGCTCTTAAAGAGCAAGGTGCTAAGTCTGTTTATGCATATTGTACTCATCCAGTTTTGTCTGGTAATGCAGTTGACTCTATAGAATCATCTGTAATTGATGAGTTAGTTGTTACTGATACCATTCCCTTGATTAATGGAATGAAGGATTCTAACAAAATAAGACAATTGTCTTGTGCTTCTCTTTTGGGCAAGACAATGTTGAGAATTTGTAATGCAGAGTCAGTTGGATCGTTATTTTCTTAG
- a CDS encoding thymidylate synthase, translating to MYQYKELLRHTLEKGSIKIDRTNTGTRSIFGYQMRFNLSNGFPLLTTKKLHIKSIIIELLWFLSGNNNIKWLNQHGVNIWNEWANQDGDLGPIYGVQWRSWPTHDGKTIDQIDNLIKNIDKNPNSRRLIVSAWNVPEIDNMALAPCHIMFQLYVVNNTLSCQIYQRSADIFLGLPFNIASYSLLTHMIAQQCNLKIGELIWTGGDCHIYSNHLDQVNLQLTRTPFQLPTLKIKRKPNSIFEYKYEDFEIENYQYHPHIKAPVAI from the coding sequence ATGTATCAATACAAAGAACTATTAAGACATACTTTAGAAAAAGGATCTATAAAAATAGATAGAACTAATACTGGGACAAGATCTATTTTCGGTTATCAAATGAGATTTAATCTCTCTAATGGGTTCCCTTTATTAACAACAAAAAAACTCCACATAAAAAGCATTATTATCGAACTGCTGTGGTTTTTAAGTGGCAATAATAATATTAAATGGTTAAATCAACATGGCGTTAATATCTGGAATGAGTGGGCAAATCAAGATGGTGATTTAGGTCCTATATATGGAGTTCAATGGAGATCTTGGCCTACACATGATGGAAAAACTATAGACCAAATAGATAATCTCATCAAAAACATTGACAAAAACCCCAATTCAAGAAGATTAATTGTATCAGCCTGGAATGTTCCAGAAATAGATAATATGGCTTTAGCTCCATGCCATATAATGTTTCAATTATATGTCGTTAATAATACATTATCATGCCAAATATATCAGCGTAGTGCTGATATATTCCTAGGACTTCCATTTAATATTGCTAGCTATTCTCTGTTAACACATATGATAGCACAGCAATGTAATCTTAAAATAGGGGAACTAATATGGACAGGTGGAGATTGTCATATCTATAGCAATCATTTGGATCAAGTTAATTTACAACTTACTAGGACTCCTTTCCAACTCCCAACACTTAAAATAAAAAGAAAACCTAATTCTATTTTTGAATATAAATATGAAGATTTCGAAATAGAAAACTATCAATATCATCCACATATAAAAGCTCCAGTAGCTATTTAA
- a CDS encoding dihydrofolate reductase, with protein sequence MEIIIIVAYSRNRVIGAKNSIPWKLPSDLLHFKHKTSNYPIIMGRNTWESLPVKPLPNRSNIILTNSKNTYPEGVIIANSLKDSIHKCNKTEKVFIIGGEKIYLQFIPIASKILATEIHAEMKGDVFFPALKSSIWHEEAREKQPKENGLDYDFVTYIKNPKPLLLKNNYFKQSI encoded by the coding sequence ATGGAAATTATTATAATTGTTGCTTATTCCAGAAATAGAGTAATAGGAGCAAAAAACTCAATCCCATGGAAATTACCTAGTGATTTACTGCATTTTAAACATAAAACTTCTAATTATCCAATAATAATGGGGAGAAATACCTGGGAGTCTTTACCTGTAAAACCACTCCCTAACAGAAGTAATATAATCCTTACAAACAGCAAAAATACATATCCTGAGGGAGTCATAATTGCAAATTCATTAAAAGACTCAATTCATAAATGCAATAAAACAGAAAAAGTTTTTATTATTGGTGGAGAAAAAATATACTTGCAATTTATTCCAATAGCATCCAAAATTTTAGCTACTGAAATACATGCAGAAATGAAAGGCGATGTGTTTTTCCCTGCTCTAAAATCAAGTATTTGGCATGAAGAAGCTAGAGAAAAACAACCCAAAGAAAATGGTCTCGACTATGATTTTGTTACTTATATAAAAAACCCCAAGCCTTTGCTTTTAAAAAATAACTATTTCAAACAATCTATATAA
- a CDS encoding lipoprotein insertase outer membrane protein LolB, with protein MQSNYKDDTTTLVKGKFLWYECADYYSFSLFSFWGKKELQFSDFFKYKEIILSDGIKKSFVNISTKALLEREIGIYIPIDQIRFWIRRSFKEHDSIVSNSKINDFIYFEFDGWVVKLSNYDCVGPKVIFLEKTLENFNIRVKLIVKNNE; from the coding sequence GTGCAAAGTAATTATAAGGATGATACAACTACTTTAGTAAAAGGAAAGTTTTTATGGTACGAGTGCGCCGATTATTATTCTTTTAGTTTATTTAGTTTTTGGGGAAAGAAAGAATTGCAGTTTTCTGATTTTTTTAAATATAAAGAAATAATTTTATCTGATGGTATTAAGAAAAGTTTTGTAAATATAAGCACAAAAGCTTTATTAGAAAGAGAAATTGGAATTTATATTCCGATTGATCAAATTAGGTTCTGGATTAGAAGATCTTTTAAGGAGCATGATAGCATTGTTTCTAATAGCAAGATAAATGATTTTATTTATTTCGAGTTTGATGGTTGGGTTGTAAAGTTGTCAAATTATGATTGTGTTGGTCCTAAGGTTATATTCTTGGAGAAAACACTAGAAAATTTTAACATAAGAGTTAAGTTAATTGTTAAGAATAATGAATAA
- the pth gene encoding aminoacyl-tRNA hydrolase, whose amino-acid sequence MTCSLDLIVGLGNPGLEYSLTRHNAGFWLLDNMAEDLQVEFVYEKYFPGWVVKYTRNSKNLLFFKPATYMNNSGVALSKFMHYYKIFPEKTLVVHDEMDIFPGDIRIKYSGGTAGHNGLKSIQNSLNSNSFWRIRIGVGHPRHINNRQSVSDFVLDKPSKSDKSNIDIAMKHCLNLMPYIMDGNFAVAQQVLKQSISNSSS is encoded by the coding sequence ATGACTTGCTCTTTGGATTTGATAGTTGGTTTAGGTAACCCAGGTTTGGAATATTCTCTTACTCGACATAATGCTGGATTTTGGCTATTAGATAATATGGCTGAAGATTTACAAGTTGAGTTCGTATATGAAAAATATTTTCCAGGCTGGGTTGTAAAATATACTAGAAATAGTAAGAATTTGCTATTTTTCAAACCTGCAACATATATGAATAATTCTGGTGTAGCACTATCTAAATTCATGCATTATTATAAAATATTTCCAGAAAAAACACTCGTTGTTCATGATGAAATGGATATTTTTCCTGGAGATATTAGAATAAAATATAGTGGAGGAACTGCTGGTCATAATGGATTAAAATCTATTCAAAATTCACTTAATAGCAATTCTTTTTGGCGTATTCGCATTGGAGTTGGACATCCTCGTCATATTAATAATAGGCAATCTGTTTCGGATTTTGTGCTAGATAAACCTAGCAAGAGTGATAAGAGTAATATAGATATAGCCATGAAACATTGTTTGAATTTAATGCCCTATATAATGGATGGCAATTTTGCTGTTGCCCAGCAAGTATTAAAGCAAAGTATAAGTAATTCTAGTTCATAG
- a CDS encoding arginine/lysine/ornithine decarboxylase: MKFLFPIFIIDEDYRSDNVSGLGIRALADAFEKQGMPVIGVTGYSDISSFAQQQSRASAFILSIDDEEFDVDSPEDVAIAIKKLRIFIAEVRFRNAEIPIYLYGETRTSEHIPNDILRELHGFIHMFEDTPEFVARHIIREANNYIASLAPPFFRELVKYAQDGSYSWHCPGHSGGVAFLKSPVGQMFHQFFGENMLRADVCNAVDELGQLLDHTGPISESEVNAARIFHADHCYFVTNGTSTSNKIVWHANVAADDIVLVDRNCHKSILHAITMTGAIPVFLRPTRNNFGIIGPIPLSEFDPENINKKIALHPLTKNLKNKKPRILTLTQSTYDGVIYNVEMIKEYLDGYVDTLHFDEAWLPHASFHDFYRNMHAIGQERPRSIESIVFATHSTHKLLAGISQASQIIVQESQNCKFDRNAFNEAYLMHTSTSPQYAIIASCDVAAAMMEPPGGTALVEESIKEAIDFRRAMRKVESEYGKDDWWFKVWGPNKLGHDKIGNRDDWMLDSDNQWHGFGNLAEEFNMLDPIKVTIITPGLNMSGSFDLTGIPASLVSKYLAEHGVVVEKTGLYSFFVLFTIGITKGRWNTLLTALQQFKDDYDRNHPMWRILPDFCKTYNKYEKLGLKDLCNMIHDCYRDYDIARLTTEMYLSEMIPVLKPSDAFAKMAHREVEKVEVSDLDGRITGVLLTPYPPGIPLLIPGEKFNKTIVKYLEFARDFNKNFPGFENYIHGLGVENHNGCKRYYIDCLK; this comes from the coding sequence ATGAAATTCTTATTTCCAATTTTTATCATAGATGAGGACTATAGGTCTGATAATGTTTCTGGTCTTGGAATTAGAGCATTGGCTGATGCTTTTGAAAAACAAGGAATGCCTGTTATAGGAGTTACTGGTTATAGTGATATAAGCTCTTTTGCACAACAACAAAGTCGTGCAAGCGCTTTCATTTTATCTATAGATGATGAAGAGTTTGATGTAGATTCTCCAGAAGATGTAGCTATAGCGATAAAGAAATTAAGAATTTTTATAGCTGAGGTAAGATTTCGTAATGCTGAAATACCAATTTATTTATATGGAGAAACTAGAACATCAGAACATATTCCAAATGATATTTTACGAGAATTGCATGGTTTTATCCATATGTTTGAGGACACTCCAGAGTTTGTTGCTAGGCATATTATTAGAGAAGCTAATAATTATATAGCTAGTTTAGCTCCTCCATTTTTTAGAGAATTAGTAAAATACGCACAAGATGGATCTTATTCTTGGCATTGTCCAGGTCATTCTGGAGGAGTTGCGTTTTTAAAAAGTCCTGTAGGTCAAATGTTTCACCAATTCTTTGGTGAGAATATGTTACGAGCTGATGTTTGTAATGCTGTTGATGAACTTGGTCAGTTACTCGACCATACTGGGCCGATATCAGAATCAGAAGTTAATGCGGCTCGTATTTTTCATGCTGATCATTGTTATTTTGTTACAAATGGGACATCTACATCTAATAAAATAGTTTGGCATGCTAATGTTGCTGCAGATGATATAGTTTTGGTTGATCGTAATTGTCATAAGTCAATATTACATGCAATCACTATGACAGGAGCTATACCAGTATTTCTTAGACCTACTAGGAATAATTTTGGTATTATTGGTCCAATTCCTTTGAGTGAATTTGATCCTGAGAATATAAATAAGAAAATAGCATTACACCCTCTTACAAAAAATCTTAAAAATAAAAAACCAAGAATTCTTACTTTAACTCAAAGTACTTATGATGGGGTAATATATAACGTTGAAATGATTAAAGAATACTTGGATGGTTATGTTGATACTCTTCATTTTGATGAGGCATGGCTTCCACACGCTTCCTTCCATGATTTTTATAGAAATATGCATGCTATAGGGCAAGAAAGACCTCGTAGTATTGAATCGATAGTTTTTGCTACACATTCTACTCACAAACTTTTAGCAGGTATATCTCAGGCATCTCAAATAATCGTACAGGAATCTCAGAATTGTAAATTTGACAGAAATGCATTTAATGAAGCATATTTAATGCATACTTCTACTTCTCCTCAGTATGCAATAATAGCTTCCTGTGATGTCGCTGCTGCCATGATGGAACCTCCTGGAGGGACTGCTTTGGTGGAAGAGAGCATTAAAGAAGCAATTGATTTTAGAAGAGCAATGCGTAAAGTTGAGTCAGAATATGGTAAAGACGATTGGTGGTTTAAGGTTTGGGGTCCTAATAAGTTAGGTCATGATAAAATAGGTAATAGAGACGATTGGATGTTGGACTCTGATAATCAGTGGCATGGTTTTGGTAATTTAGCAGAAGAATTTAATATGCTTGATCCAATTAAAGTTACTATTATTACTCCTGGGTTAAATATGTCAGGTAGTTTTGATTTGACAGGAATACCTGCTTCTTTGGTTTCAAAATATCTTGCTGAACATGGTGTGGTTGTAGAGAAGACTGGTCTTTATTCTTTTTTTGTTTTGTTTACTATAGGTATTACGAAAGGTCGTTGGAATACATTGTTAACTGCCTTACAGCAATTTAAAGATGATTATGATAGAAATCATCCAATGTGGAGAATTTTGCCTGATTTTTGTAAGACTTATAATAAGTATGAGAAATTGGGTCTTAAAGACTTGTGCAATATGATACATGATTGTTATCGTGATTATGATATTGCTAGATTAACAACAGAAATGTATTTAAGTGAAATGATACCAGTTCTTAAGCCTTCAGATGCTTTTGCAAAAATGGCTCATCGTGAAGTTGAGAAAGTTGAGGTATCTGATTTAGATGGTAGAATTACTGGAGTTCTGCTTACTCCGTATCCTCCTGGTATTCCTTTACTTATTCCTGGAGAGAAATTTAATAAAACAATTGTTAAATACTTAGAGTTTGCGAGAGACTTTAATAAAAATTTTCCAGGTTTCGAGAATTATATCCATGGACTTGGAGTTGAGAATCATAATGGCTGTAAAAGATATTATATAGATTGTTTGAAATAG
- a CDS encoding phosphomannomutase/phosphoglucomutase — protein sequence MKKSELFTSAFKEYDIRGIVPNIINEDFSYRLGLTIAIILHSKNIKSIILGRDGRISSKVLLLALQKGLLDNNINVINIGQVPTPIVYFATHHHISNSGIAVTGSHNPPNYNGFKIIIDNKPLYGKEIRNLKNGVLNNNTRIFKERGLLQTLDFTKKYINKIHSTVKLSKSMSVVIDTGNGVVGPTAVKLLKKIGCNLKTLFPRIDGSFPNHYPNPSDPNNLKTIISYLKKSDCEIGLAFDGDGDRLFVITKSGEIIWPDRLMILFVRNLLKNNPKSKIIYDIKSTKNLKNIILESGGIPIIWKSGHSLIKAKIKQTNAILAGETSGHFFFNDSSWYGFDDGLYAGCKLLEILSKFDNPSEILESLPNSITTPEIIINTPSTSEAKKIVKKFKNNFTHEKHTQITQIDGLRVDYNNGFGLIRSSNTTPSIMMRFEAYNQCDLEK from the coding sequence GTGAAGAAATCAGAACTTTTTACATCAGCATTTAAAGAATACGACATTCGCGGAATAGTCCCAAATATAATAAACGAAGATTTTTCTTATAGGTTAGGACTTACAATAGCAATAATTCTACATTCTAAGAACATCAAATCTATCATACTAGGAAGAGATGGTAGAATAAGCAGTAAAGTATTATTGTTAGCCCTACAAAAAGGATTGTTGGATAACAATATTAACGTTATTAACATTGGGCAAGTACCAACACCGATTGTATATTTTGCAACCCACCACCACATTAGCAACTCAGGCATAGCAGTAACCGGCAGTCATAATCCTCCAAATTACAATGGATTTAAAATTATTATAGATAATAAACCGTTATACGGTAAAGAAATACGCAATCTCAAAAATGGTGTTTTAAATAACAACACAAGAATTTTCAAAGAAAGAGGTTTATTACAAACTTTAGACTTTACAAAAAAATACATTAATAAAATTCACTCTACAGTAAAACTCTCTAAATCTATGTCAGTAGTCATAGATACTGGCAATGGGGTTGTCGGCCCTACTGCCGTAAAACTATTAAAAAAAATAGGCTGCAATTTAAAAACATTATTTCCCAGAATAGATGGCTCTTTCCCTAATCACTATCCTAATCCATCCGATCCTAATAATTTAAAAACAATAATATCTTATTTAAAAAAATCCGATTGTGAAATAGGCCTGGCATTTGATGGTGATGGTGACAGATTGTTTGTTATAACGAAATCAGGAGAAATTATATGGCCAGATCGCTTAATGATTCTATTTGTTAGAAATTTATTAAAAAATAACCCCAAATCAAAAATAATTTATGACATAAAATCAACTAAAAATCTAAAAAATATTATTTTAGAATCTGGTGGAATACCTATAATTTGGAAAAGCGGACATTCATTAATAAAAGCCAAAATAAAACAAACAAATGCTATTCTAGCTGGCGAAACTAGTGGTCATTTTTTTTTCAATGATTCTTCCTGGTATGGTTTTGATGACGGATTATATGCAGGATGTAAATTGCTAGAAATTTTATCTAAGTTTGATAATCCTTCTGAAATACTAGAATCTTTACCAAACTCTATAACCACCCCTGAAATTATAATAAATACACCTAGCACATCAGAAGCAAAGAAAATTGTCAAAAAATTTAAAAATAACTTTACGCATGAAAAACATACACAAATAACCCAAATAGATGGGTTACGCGTGGATTACAATAATGGATTTGGTCTTATACGATCTTCAAATACAACACCAAGCATAATGATGCGTTTTGAAGCCTACAACCAATGTGATCTTGAAAAATAA
- a CDS encoding CPBP family glutamic-type intramembrane protease → MNSGVKCFYKEIRNFICFIKKPSYPLKLQTKLYSNHIEIDCCLQNDFRLLLSWLSVLWLLNIFILGPCSYVVASYIEAYHRMQIHSISILTVVIWAPLVEEILFRYSLLCSFSEIIIIIPFFILLIFSGPSFFNVFILFLLIIVIIYLNEKNSFSYKSDFLNKYIYFPFLFYFSSFLFAFIHLLNFCFENTSNFLMVPFLVLPQFVTGLVLGWIRVSRGIVFSIILHSLFNAGLALLICMQSEKIYV, encoded by the coding sequence ATGAATAGTGGAGTTAAATGTTTTTATAAAGAAATAAGAAATTTTATTTGTTTTATTAAAAAACCTTCTTATCCTTTAAAGTTACAAACTAAACTGTATTCTAATCATATAGAAATAGATTGCTGTTTGCAGAATGATTTTAGATTGTTACTTAGTTGGCTTTCTGTTTTATGGCTATTAAATATATTTATTTTAGGACCATGTTCTTATGTAGTAGCAAGTTATATTGAAGCTTATCATAGAATGCAAATTCATTCTATTTCTATTCTTACTGTTGTCATTTGGGCTCCATTAGTAGAAGAAATATTGTTTAGATATTCTCTATTATGTAGTTTTTCTGAGATTATTATAATAATACCGTTTTTCATTTTATTAATATTTAGTGGTCCTAGTTTTTTTAATGTATTTATATTATTTTTACTAATTATTGTTATTATTTATTTAAATGAAAAAAATTCTTTTTCCTATAAATCTGATTTTTTGAATAAATATATATACTTTCCATTCTTATTTTATTTTTCAAGTTTTTTATTTGCTTTTATTCATCTTTTAAATTTTTGTTTCGAGAATACTTCAAATTTTCTTATGGTTCCTTTTTTAGTTTTGCCGCAATTTGTAACAGGTCTTGTATTAGGGTGGATTCGTGTTAGTAGAGGAATTGTTTTCTCGATTATTCTACATTCTTTATTTAATGCTGGTCTTGCTTTATTAATTTGTATGCAAAGCGAAAAAATTTATGTTTAA
- a CDS encoding FAD-binding oxidoreductase, translating to MDFLNHLRALIGYNYVLTDTSAQPFLLDWRGRYKGCALAVVFPKNVQEISKIVCLCIQYNVSVVPQGGNTGLCGGSIPNDGLVNSIVLSTTRLNAIKSIDTVNDSIVVEAGCTLKKLQDIALQNNRFFPLSLASEGSCTIGGNLATNAGGTQVIRYGNMRDLTLGIEFVNPHGLIINSLKSLRKDNSGYSLRDLYIGSEGTLGIITAASLKLFPIENRKITALVSLDSIEDAVCLLERSRCVFGCALVAFELISNFCLNLSINFIGVHGHTIDKEFSKSPWFILLELSDINVNDDEDFIMSRFESFLGKCIDSFLIKDAVIGVDRSHSNSLWHIRESIPLAEKSLGKAIKHDISLPISCIPKFLNDIKVSLHEKFYGLQIVVFGHLGDGNLHFNLFKSCDQTEEELLSLQDIIYDLVHSRVNDLGGSISAEHGIGQLKVLEIIKYKNEGELDMMKSIKNALDPYKIMNPGKIIQY from the coding sequence ATGGATTTCCTAAATCATCTAAGAGCTTTGATAGGGTATAATTATGTCTTGACAGATACATCAGCGCAACCTTTTTTGTTAGATTGGCGTGGGAGATATAAAGGATGTGCATTAGCGGTTGTATTTCCTAAAAATGTTCAAGAAATATCAAAAATAGTGTGTTTGTGTATACAATACAATGTATCTGTTGTTCCTCAAGGTGGTAATACAGGATTGTGTGGTGGAAGTATTCCTAATGATGGGTTGGTAAATTCAATTGTATTGTCAACAACCAGACTTAATGCTATTAAAAGCATAGATACAGTTAATGATTCTATAGTGGTAGAGGCTGGATGTACATTAAAAAAATTACAAGATATTGCGCTTCAGAACAATAGATTTTTTCCATTAAGTTTAGCATCAGAAGGTAGTTGTACCATTGGTGGGAATTTGGCGACTAATGCCGGAGGTACTCAGGTTATCAGATACGGTAATATGAGAGATCTTACTCTTGGTATAGAGTTTGTAAATCCACATGGTTTAATAATAAATTCTTTAAAGTCATTAAGAAAAGATAATTCTGGTTATAGTTTACGTGATCTTTATATTGGAAGTGAGGGTACTTTAGGTATTATTACGGCCGCATCATTAAAATTATTCCCTATTGAGAATAGAAAAATAACAGCATTAGTTTCTTTAGATTCTATTGAAGATGCAGTTTGTTTGTTAGAGAGAAGCCGATGTGTATTTGGTTGCGCGTTAGTGGCTTTTGAGTTGATTAGTAATTTTTGTTTAAATTTATCAATAAATTTCATAGGTGTTCATGGTCATACTATAGATAAGGAATTTTCTAAATCACCGTGGTTTATTCTTTTAGAATTATCTGATATTAATGTAAATGATGACGAAGATTTTATCATGAGTAGATTTGAATCTTTTCTAGGAAAATGTATAGATTCTTTTTTAATAAAAGATGCTGTTATTGGGGTAGATAGATCACATAGCAATTCCTTATGGCATATAAGAGAAAGTATACCATTAGCAGAAAAGTCATTAGGTAAGGCTATTAAGCATGATATATCTCTCCCAATATCGTGTATTCCTAAATTTCTTAATGATATTAAAGTCTCATTACATGAGAAATTCTATGGGTTACAAATAGTTGTGTTTGGACATTTGGGAGATGGAAATTTACATTTTAACCTTTTTAAATCTTGTGATCAGACAGAAGAAGAACTTTTGTCTTTGCAAGATATTATTTATGATTTAGTGCATAGTAGAGTAAATGATCTTGGTGGTTCTATAAGTGCTGAGCATGGTATAGGCCAACTGAAAGTTCTTGAAATAATTAAATATAAGAATGAGGGAGAGTTGGATATGATGAAATCAATTAAAAATGCTCTTGATCCTTATAAAATTATGAATCCTGGGAAAATTATTCAATATTAA